The Brassica oleracea var. oleracea cultivar TO1000 chromosome C6, BOL, whole genome shotgun sequence genomic interval CATTAGTTAACCTGATATTCCAAAAAGCATCTACGTAATTTGCATTTCACTTACTTAATTTATATATACATCTACGTGTTACATGTTTTCTTTCTTTGAATATGTTGTAAACAGATAAGAGAAGACAAGAGAAAGAGACGAATTGGTGTTTTTTGAACTTTTTGTATAAGGATACAGTACGAGGGTTTAGCTTGAAAACCAAGTACATGTAAATTTTGGTGAACAAGATTTTTTATAATTGACATCACAATAAATATAACACTTCCCCGTGATGTCAATTATGCGCGTATGATGCTGCCTCGTCAAAAACTTTACCAGAAAAATCCAGTGGGAAAAACCATGGTTAAGGGAAAAAGAGTGCAGCGCGCAATTACTTCCTCTCATGTATACAAACGTCAAGATCCTTAAGACGACGTAATCCGATAAGATGAACCAACTTCTTGAAACTAGAAGTGGGTAGCGCTTTGGTGAATAAGTCAGCTAAATTGTCACTTGAACGAACTTGAACGATACGAACATCTCCATTCTTCTGTAGATCATGGGTGAAAAAGAATTTCGGTAGAATGTGCTTTGTCCTGTATCCTTTGATGTATTCATCTTTGAGTTGAGCGATACATGCAGCATTATCCTCATACATGACTGTTGGGGATTCTTTCCCTGTAGATAGACCACAATCTTCCCGTATATGTTGAATGACGGATCTTAACCATACACACTCGCGACTAGCTTCATGAATGGCTAAAATCTCTGTGTGGTTGGAAGAAGTAGCTGCAATTGTTTGTTTCATCGAACGCCAAGATATAGCAGTTCCACCACAAGTAAACACATATCCTGTTTGTGATCTAGCATTGCGGGGATCAGACATGTATCCAGCATCTGCAAAACCAATCAAACCTTCTGTGGATGGGTTATGAAAGAATATTCCCATGTCTTTCGTACCTTGGAGGTATCAATGTATATGTTTAATCCCATTCTAATGCCTACGAGTTGGGCATGAACTAAACCTTGCCAATAGATTCACTATAAATGATATATCAGGTCTTGTATGACTGGCAAGGTACATTAATGCCCCTATAACACTTAAGTATGGTACTTCAGGACCAAGAACTTCTTCATTCTTCTCTCTAGGGCGGAAGGGATCTTTATTCACATCGAGTGATCTTACCACCATTGGACTACTCAAAGGATGTGCTTGATCCATAGAAAATCGTTTAGCCATCTTTTCTGTGTAAGTTTCTTGATGCACTAAGATTCCATTCTTAAGGTGCTCAATTTGTAGTCCAAACAAAACCTTGTTTTTCCAAGATCTTTCATCTCAAACTCTTTCTTCAAGTAATCCATTGTAATTGAAATCTCTTTAGGAGTTCCAATAATGTTTAAATCATCAACATACACTGCAATTATAACATATCATTTCTCAAATCTCTTTATAAAGATACATGGACTGATAGGATCGTTTTTATAGCCTTCTTTCAACAAGTACTCACTTAGGAGATTATACCACATACGTCCTAATTGTTTCAGTCCATAAAGAGATCGATTTAACTTTATGCTATAACTTATTCGAGAATTAGAATTTGCTGCTTCTGGCAGTTTAAATCCTTTTGGGACTTTCATGTAAATGTCAGTACCTAGTGGGCCATATAAGTAAGCTGTGACTACATCCATTAAGCGTAAATCAAGTCCTTCCTTTATCACAGAGTGATAAGGAACCTGAATGTAGTAGCATCCACCACATGAGAGTATGTCTCTTCATAGTCAATTCCTGGTATTTGTGAAAATCCTTGAGCAACTAAATGTGCTTTTTATCTCACAATCTCACCATTTTCATTCCTCTTTCACACAAAAATCCATTTATATCCCACTGATTTTACACGTTTAGGTGTACGGACTACAGGTCCAAACACTGCTATTTTTGCAAGAGATTTAAATTCAGCATCTATTGATTCTTTCCATCTTGGCCAATCACTTCTTCGTGTACACTCTTCAATAGATTTTGGTTCATGATCCTCATCCATAAGATCAACTGCTACATTATATGCAAAAATATCATCGACGTCGATTTGCTTTCGGTTCCATTTCATTCCAGACATGACATAGTTAGTTGAGATCTCTTCATTATCAGGTACCTAAATTTCTTCTTGTGTCATGTTCTCTTTTGGATATTTTTCATTTGTAGTTATTACCTCGGTTTCATTATTACCAATTTTTGCTCCTTTCTTTTTCGAGGATTTTTATCTTTAGAACCGATAGGTCTACCATGCTTCAGGCGTACCTTAGACTCATTAGCATGTTGATTTTGTCCTTCTTGAACATTCATTCTAACTGGAGCATTTACAGCTGGGATATGTGACATGGTCACTCTTTTTGGGTCAGTAAATGCATCTGGCAACTGGTTTGCTAAGCTTTGTAAATGAATTATCTTTTGGACTTCTAAGTCACATTCTTTAGTTCGAGGATCAAGATGAGATAATGATAATTCATTCCAGTTAATATCTTTTCCCAATGTTGGAAAAACAGACTCATTAAAATGACAGTCTGCGAATCGGGCCTTAAATAAATCCCATGTGGATGGCTCTAAATATTTAATTATTGATGGAGAATCATATCTAACATATATTCCTAACCTTCGTTGAGGTCCCATTTTAGACCGTTGTGGTGGAGCAGTCGGAACATATACTGCACATCCAAATATCTTAAGATGGGAAATATTTGGCTCCTGACCAATAATCAATTGTGATGGGGAGAATTGATGATTACTCGTTGGCCTTATGCGAATCAACGCTGCTGCATGTAATATAGCATGCCCCCATGCAGAGACTGGGAGTTTTGATTTCATAAGCAATGGTCTAGCAATCAACTGAAGACGTTTAATTAACGATTCAGCTAAACCATTTTGTGTGTGAACATGTGCTACATGATGTTCAACACTTATCCCAATAGACACGAAATAATCATTAAAAGCCTGAGACATGAATTCACCAGCATTGTTTAGGCGAATTGCCTTAAGGGGAAAATCTGGAAAATGTGCTCGTAATTTGATCAATTGAGTAAGCAGTCTCGCAAACGCCAGGTTTTGCGAGTTGATAACAAAGAAACATGTGACCCTCTTGTTGATGTGTCAATTAGAACCATAAAATATCTAAAGGTTCCACATGGTTGGTGAATCAGCCCACAAATGTCTCCTTGAATAAGTTCCAGAAAATTTATTGATTCATGAATTATCTTGGCTGGTGAAGGCCTTATAATCAATTTGCCTTGAGAACAAGCAGCAAATGAATAATCATTAGGAAGAATCTTCTGGTTCTTCTGTGGATGCCCACATGAATTTGTGATTATCTTTCGCATCATTGTTGAACCGAGATGACCTAACCGATCATGCCAATCAGTAATATTTTCAGTAAACTTCTGGTTTACTATGGCATTTGCCTCAATTGCACTAATCTTAGTGTAATACAATCCAGTGGAGAATGTTGGTAGTCTTTCTACTACTTTCTTAGAGACATGAATAATACTTATAATGTGAAGAAATTCAATATTTCCTTCATTCATAGTCTCAATATGATATCCATTTCTGCGAATATCTTTAAAACTCAGTAAGTTTCTTTGAGACTGAGTGGAATACAATGCATCAATAATTTCAAGTTATGCTCCCATAGGAAGTATTATGTTTGCTCTTTCGGAGCCTTCAATTATCTTTGCACTACCTGTTATAGTGCTCACACTTGCTTCTCTATTTATTAAATGAGAAAAATATTTCTTATTTTTCAGAATTGTGTGACTAGTAGCACTGTCTGCTAAGCATAAATCTCCACCATCCATTTCTCTTCAATAAATAAATAAAATAAATTATAATCTCATATAAAATAATAAAATAGATTAAATTCATTAATGCAAAAGAAACAACATCATAGTAAATAAAAACCAAAGCCAATAACTAAAAGCCAAATAATTAAAAGTCAATAAATAAACTAAAACAAAGCATCTCTTAAATAGTTATTGCTCAATCACTTTTTCTCTTCGTCAATGAAAAAATCGGAAAGGTCAAGGTGAGTGGCATCACCGAAATCAAAGTCATCCTCTCTACCTTCGTACACCATGTTTGTTTCCACATTCTTTCCCTTTTGTTTTACTGACTGTTGATACAAGGTAACAAGATGTGTTGGTGTACGGCACGTACGAGCCAAATGGTCTTTACTTCCACATCGGTAGCATTCATTTTCTTGTTTGTCACCATCTTTCTTTTCCCACTTCCGGTGAGAGTTAGAGTTCTTAAAAGAAACTCCTCGAACTCGAATTTGACCATATCCACGTCCACGTGTATCTCTACGACCATGTCCACGACCACGACCACGATCGCGACCACTAGTGTAGCCATTTCCGTGGCCAGTGTTGTTCTGTTCAGTCAATGGAGCAAAACCAGTTGGACGTAGTCCATGATTTTTCATCAAAAGCTCATTGTTTTGCTCAGCCACAAGGAGACAAGATATAAGTTGGGAATTCTTCTGGAATCCCTTTTCACGATATTGTGTCTGCAGGACAACATTATTTGCATGAAAAGTAGAGAATGTCTTATCTAACTTTCAGCTTCCGTGATTTTCACCCCACATAACTCCAACTTGGAAGTAATTTTGAACAAGGCTGAGCTGTAATCACTTACAGACTTAAAGTCTTGTAATCTCAGATGTGCCCATTCATAACGAGCTTTAGGTAAAATCACAGTTTTCTGGTGATCATACCTTTCCTTTAAGTCGTTCCAAAGGACTTGTGGATCTTTCACTGTCAAATACTCATTTTTGTGATCTCCATGGAGGTGATGATGAAGGAATATCATAGCCTTCGCTTTATCTTGATTTTGGGCTTGATTTCCTTCTAGGATTGTACCTTCAAGTCCCTTTGCACTAAGGGAAAATTCGGCATCTAATGCCCCAGCCAAATAGTTGTTTCCAGTGATATCAAGAACTTCGAATTCAAGACTAGTAAAGTTCGACATAGCTCACTGAAATAATAAAATAATAATCAAATTTTATAAATAAAATAAGTCAAAATGAAATCATCCTTATTAAAAAGTAAATAAGCTATATATGCGTACATGATGTTAGGAGTTTTCAAGGCTCCTAAGACAAATGATGTAGTATAAAAGATTGTTGAACCAATTCTTAGGGATTTCAAAGCACTGAGAATGGAAGTACTCACTTAATCTAAGTGCAACCGGTGATTTAAAAGATTTCTAAACTAATGATTATTGATAATGCAGTTGCACAATAATAAAAGCGATAAATGAAGTAACTTTCTTGACTAAGGGAAAAGAGAACTCATGGGCATAGGGATTAGACCTTGGGTGATCAAGTTTCGAACTAAGGATGGCAAACGATCAATCAAACTATCAACCTTAAGTTTAGACACAGTTCTAAACAAGCTCTATGTGTAGATGAATGTTCATTTACTAACACATTTCAAACATCAAATGTCTTTGGTTGAATAATATGAAAGCAATCATTACTAACAAGTCTAATGGCTATCTTAGCACCTCTAACAACAAATGTCTTTGGCAAAGTATGCTAAAAGCTTAGAAGAGTTGTCTCAGGCATTTCATCAAACACCTTTTGGGTGGAAAATGCCTAAAGATCAACTTTAGAGAGGCCAACTCAGAAGATGCATTATGAATACTCTACTAGCAAGGACTAAGAATGATCTACACTAAAACATCCCAAATCTAACCTAATCACCCTTAATCTCCCTAACCCATGAATTCAAAAGGTCATTACTCACTAATCTACATGATTCCTCTTAAACTCATATTAGATTTCAGATTAATCATGTTGAGAAATACAGAGAATCGATATGAAAACAACATGATTGCAATAACAAAAATAATCAATTGAATCAAAGAGATGAACTTTCCAAGAGGTTTTTGGTGGTTTTCTTAAGATAAAAGATAATCCGCCTCCAATGGCTTACAAAAGGTACTTAAACATAGGTTTAGAAAGTGTAAAACGTGCATAACAAATGACCAAAAGGCCCTTGATTAATCAAAAGTTCAACCAAATAATTGAAGCACAGCGACCTCGGCACATCGCTCCGGGAGGTCGCTCTGGGTGTTGGGATCGACCTCAGATCGTCGCTGCGAGACGTCGCTCTGAGTCTATTTTTGCACTCCAAAACGATGAAATGGCGAGCGACCTCGTGAGGTCGCTCTGAGAGGTAGGGCACAGCGAGTTCATGGCGTCGCTCCGGTAGGTTCGCTCCCATGCACTGCTCGTCCAATGATCACCTTTATCACTTCTTTTGAGTTCCAAATGCACCCAAATGTCTCCAAGAACTCCATGTGGTACTCCAATACCTAATAAAGACTCATGTATGCAAAATGCAACCTAAACATGGCTAAATCCTAGTCTATATGATCAAAATGCACATATGTGAATGAATAACACAATGAAAATATGCAAGATATCAGTACAAAATGTATAAGGCAATATCAATATTCTATAATCATTGCATTAACGTTTCT includes:
- the LOC106297831 gene encoding uncharacterized protein LOC106297831: MSNFTSLEFEVLDITGNNYLAGALDAEFSLSAKGLEGTILEGNQAQNQDKAKAMIFLHHHLHGDHKNEYLTVKDPQVLWNDLKERYDHQKTVILPKARYEWAHLRLQDFKSTQYREKGFQKNSQLISCLLVAEQNNELLMKNHGLRPTGFAPLTEQNNTGHGNGYTSGRDRGRGRGHGRRDTRGRGYGQIRVRGVSFKNSNSHRKWEKKDGDKQENECYRCGSKDHLARTCRTPTHLVTLYQQSVKQKGKNVETNMVYEGREDDFDFGDATHLDLSDFFIDEEKK